In the Candidatus Hydrogenedentota bacterium genome, GTCCTGGCGGAGCAGCGCCGCGCGCAGGCCGCGCGCCCGCGTGACCTCGCCCGCGTCCACGGCCTCCACCCCCGCCATGATCCGCATGAGGGTGGACTTGCCGCAGCCGTTCCGGCCGATGAGCCCGAGGCGGTCGCCCTCGTTCACCGTGAGGGAGACGCCCTTGAGGATGAGCTGCGCGCCGTACCATTTCTCGGCGTCAATGACGCCCAGCACGGGTTTCTGCGGGGGGACGGCGCTCATGCCCGATGCTCCGGTGATTCCGGGCTAAGAGGGTGGGCATGGGGCGCGCGCGCGGTCCGGGTCCCCCCTTCAGGGGGGTGATTCGCGGGAGCGAACCGGGGGATGTTCCGAGTTCCGGGGCGTTGGCGGGCAAGAGATTGCTTCGCTTCGCTCGCAATGACGCGTGTTTTTCCGGTCATTGCGAGCGAAGCGAAGCAATCTCGTGCTCGCGAAGACGCGTCCACCCCCCTGAAGGGGGGACCAAGAGGCCCCGGCCCCTTAGCAAACACAGAAACCTTTCGGTTCCAAAGGTGCGCTGAACCGGGGAACATTCCCGCCCTGCGGTCCTTTGCGCCTCTGCGTCTCTGCGTTAAGGGGGCCCGCCGCTGTCCGTCCCTACGGGGCATCAAAGCCAGCGCTCGAACCACTCGTCGGCCACCTCGAGGGTGGTCTCCGTCAGGTCCCGCCCGTCGTAGTTGGTGTAATGGTCCAGGGCGCTCTCCGCGCCGAGCATCTTGTAGATTTTTCCGGCCGTGGCGACGGCCTTCTGGCAGCTCTTGGGGTTCGCCTGGATCGCGTTCGACAGCGACGTGATGATCTGCACCGCCGTCGGGGCGGCCAGCGACAGGATGTGCTCCCAGTCCACGGGGAAGTCGCCGCCCGCCGCGCCGATTTCCACGGCCTTCGGCAGCAGCACCAGCCCCTCGTCCTCCGGCCAGACCCCCGGCGTCTTGTCCGTGGCGAAGCGGGTGAACCCGCAGCTCGCCACGCACGCCTGCACCCGGCTGTCCAGCCCCGCCAGCAGCAGCGCGTTGAACGCGCCCAGGCCGTGGCCGATCACGCCGATGCGCGCCGGGTCCACCCGCTTCAGGTCGCCGAACACCGCGACGGCCTGCATGTGGTCCGAGAGCGCCTTGCCCGCCAGGCTGAGCTTCGGGTTGTCCCTGTGGAACTGCTCCCCGTCATAGGGCTTCCGCTTCGCGCCCGCCCGCTCCCCGGCCGTCGGCATGTCCACCGCCAGCGTGGCATAGCCCCGCTCCGCGTAATGCTGGGCCAGCGCCAGATGCATGTCGCCCTCCAGCCCCGCCGGCTCGTCCTTGCCATAGGGCGTGTACCCGTGGCAGCACAGGATGCCCGGCACCTCCTCCTTGCTCCCCTCCGGCACGAACAGCCAGCCCGTGACCAGCTCATCGTCCGCCGCATAGAAGCCGATCCGGCGCCGCGCCGCCTTGCCCTTCGACTCGTACTCCTCCAGAATCTTGAACTGCCGGTCCTTCGGCGGCTTCGGAAGATCGCCCAGCAGGTCCGTCACCTGCTTCACGATCTCCTCCTTCACCCCGGGCCAAGCCGAAAGTTTTATGCTCTTTGACAGGTCTGTCATCGTGTGGTTGAACTCCATGTCGTGGGCCGAAGCCGGGTACATGGTATGAAACGCACTGGGCCGAATCAACTTTGTCGCGCCGTTTGGTGAAATGTGCCCGCGCCCGGTAATTCCGCTATAATCTGCAAGAGGTTTCGCGGCCCGGAAGTTTGGGGGGCGGCGGACCGCAGAGACACCACGCGACCATGCAGCAGCGCAGCAACAGCACCCCGGGGGTGTCCCCCGCCGAACGGCACGCCCGGCTCCGGGCGGAGGTCGAGCGGCACAACCGTCTGTATTATCAGGACGCGCGGCCGGAAATCTCGGATTTTGAGTTTGACGCGCTGCTGAGGGAGCTGGAGGCGCTGGAGGCGGCGCATCCGGAGCTGGCGGCGGAGGATTCGCCCACGAAACAGGTGGGCGGCGCGCCGCAGGAGGGCTTTGAGCCGGTCTTCCACAGCGTGCCGATGCTGTCCATAGAGAACACCTACAACGAGGGAGAGTTGCGGGCCTTTGACCAGCGGGTGAAGAAGGGCCTGGAGGGCGCGGAACCCGCGTATTTTGTGGAGCTGAAGCTGGACGGGGTTTCGCTCAGCGTGCGCTATGAGGGCGGGCGGCTAATCCGCGCGGCGACGCGCGGCGACGGCAAACGCGGGGACAATGTGACGGCGAACGCCCGCACGCTGGCGGGGCTGCCGGAGGAGATTGCCGGCGCCCCGGCGGAAATGGAGCTGCGGGGCGAGGTCTACATGCGCTGGTCCATCCTGGAACGCCTGAACCGCGCCCGGGAGGAGGAGGGGCTGGAGCCGTTCCGCAACCCGCGCAACACGACGGCGGGCACGCTGAAACTGCTGGACCCGCGGGCCGTGGCGGCGCGTTCCCTGGATATTTTCCTCTACGATGCGGCGGAGGTGTCGGAACCGTTGGCGGACACGCATGACGGCGTTCTGGACCGCCTGCGCGGTTTCGGCCTGCCGGTGAACCCCCATGGGCGGCGCTGCGCGGACATCGAGGAGGTCGTCGCGCACTGCGCGGCCTGGCGCGCGAAACGCTTTGAGCTGGACTACGCGACCGACGGCATGGTGGTTAAGGTGGACAGCCTGGCCCAGCGCCGGGTGCTGGGCAGCACCAGCAAGGCCCCGCGCTGGGTGATTGCCTACAAGTTTCCCGCCGAAACCGCAAAAACCCGCCTGCTGGGCGTCACGGTGCAGGTGGGCAAGTCGGGCGCCCTGACGCCGGTGGCCGAGCTGGCGCCCGTGCTCCTTGCGGGCACGGTGGTCAAGCGGGCGTCCCTGCACAATTTCGACGACCTCGCCGCGAAGGATTTCCGGCCCGGCGACCTGGTGGAGGTGCAGAAGGCGGGGGAGATCATCCCGCAGCTCGTGCGCTATCTGCCGGAGGAGCGCCCGGAAAACGCCGCGCCGTTCCCCCTGCCGGAACGCTGCCCCGACTGCGGGAGCGCGGTCCACCGCGACCCGGCGGGCGTCTACCTGCGCTGCCTGAACCTGGCCTGTCCGGC is a window encoding:
- a CDS encoding alpha/beta hydrolase, encoding MTDLSKSIKLSAWPGVKEEIVKQVTDLLGDLPKPPKDRQFKILEEYESKGKAARRRIGFYAADDELVTGWLFVPEGSKEEVPGILCCHGYTPYGKDEPAGLEGDMHLALAQHYAERGYATLAVDMPTAGERAGAKRKPYDGEQFHRDNPKLSLAGKALSDHMQAVAVFGDLKRVDPARIGVIGHGLGAFNALLLAGLDSRVQACVASCGFTRFATDKTPGVWPEDEGLVLLPKAVEIGAAGGDFPVDWEHILSLAAPTAVQIITSLSNAIQANPKSCQKAVATAGKIYKMLGAESALDHYTNYDGRDLTETTLEVADEWFERWL
- the ligA gene encoding NAD-dependent DNA ligase LigA gives rise to the protein MQQRSNSTPGVSPAERHARLRAEVERHNRLYYQDARPEISDFEFDALLRELEALEAAHPELAAEDSPTKQVGGAPQEGFEPVFHSVPMLSIENTYNEGELRAFDQRVKKGLEGAEPAYFVELKLDGVSLSVRYEGGRLIRAATRGDGKRGDNVTANARTLAGLPEEIAGAPAEMELRGEVYMRWSILERLNRAREEEGLEPFRNPRNTTAGTLKLLDPRAVAARSLDIFLYDAAEVSEPLADTHDGVLDRLRGFGLPVNPHGRRCADIEEVVAHCAAWRAKRFELDYATDGMVVKVDSLAQRRVLGSTSKAPRWVIAYKFPAETAKTRLLGVTVQVGKSGALTPVAELAPVLLAGTVVKRASLHNFDDLAAKDFRPGDLVEVQKAGEIIPQLVRYLPEERPENAAPFPLPERCPDCGSAVHRDPAGVYLRCLNLACPAQVRGRLEHFASRRAMDIEGMGPALVEQLVSRGLVHTPADLFLLTKEQLLGLERMGDKSAENLLAALEKAKDRPLGRLLHGLGIREVGEHIAENLAVGFNTMEALAAATEAELLAVDEVGGVIAASVREFFTVPENLALIDRLREAGVRLHQRGADEAAESGPRPFEGMTFVVTGALEGWSRDEAHALIKRLGGRPAGSVSKKTSYVLAGSDAGSKLDKALALGVPVLTEAQFREMTGGDGA